A stretch of Brassica napus cultivar Da-Ae chromosome C6, Da-Ae, whole genome shotgun sequence DNA encodes these proteins:
- the LOC106406409 gene encoding uncharacterized protein LOC106406409, with translation MGSVCCVAVKDRRKVPPPPSSSGHHHHAAAAGASLHRNSACSPQWSFRRDVNRRRVADEIEGSPYFSREGLSMDKMSSLGSERGTRSEGGTPPPDGTPFLKPGAPEMGSNSMMVPPSSDSSLASHDRIEVKSFAASPSIVPSALSKPLFSSPSLSTPVCDLSSAHTRLLPPKSTPSRRARRSPGHQLFRQVSDSQILGFKSPNNNYSVSEGRSSFKLSTCSNDFANGSHYASSEGGWSLNTFSELVAYSQRERWSFDSEHLGSGRRKLSGGGSSRFSFSPSVVVDQQNCGACSKLLTERSSVANFELPIAAVLACGHVYHAECLETMTTEIEKYDPACPICTIGEKRVAKITRKALKAEAEAKAKHYKRCKNRVLDSYGESECDEFMFQKTGKREGKALKMEPSSSSKGPSKSFLKWHFASLSSKWSNNRSSKDSSLKKGFWSRHRNNRSSSSIEGLNQTSQL, from the exons ATGGGTTCAGTTTGTTGCGTAGCCGTGAAAGACAGGAGGAAGGTCCCTCCTCCTCCCAGTAGCAGCGGACACCACCACCACGCTGCCGCCGCCGGCGCCTCTCTTCATCGGAACTCGGCGTGCTCGCCTCAGTGGAGCTTTCGAAGGGATGTTAATAGGAGACGTGTTGCTGATGAGATCGAAGGTTCGCCTTATTTTAGTAGAGAAGGGCTTAGTATGGATAAGATGTCTTCGTTGGGATCTGAGAGGGGGACTCGTTCTGAGGGTGGAACTCCTCCTCCTGATGGGACTCCCTTTCTCAAGCCAGGAGCTCCGGAGATGGGATCCAACTCTATGATGGTCCCACCTTCTTCAG ATTCATCCTTGGCAAGCCATGACCGCATCGAG GTGAAGAGTTTTGCTGCCTCGCCGAGTATTGTTCCATCAGCTCTTTCCAAGCCTTTGTTCTCCTCGCCATCTCTCTCAACTCCTGTATGCGACCTTTCATCGGCTCATACGCGTTTGCTTCCTCCTAAATCCACACCATCAAGACGGGCTCGGCGTTCACCGGGGCATCAGTTGTTTAGGCAGGTTTCCGACAGTCAAATCTTAGGATTCAAATCCCCGAATAACAACTACTCAGTCTCTGAAGGGAGGTCGTCCTTTAAGCTATCGACCTGTAGCAACGACTTCGCCAATGGTTCCCATTACGCTTCCTCTGAAGGTGGATGGTCCTTGAACACCTTTTCTGAGCTCGTGGCGTATTCTCAGAGGGAGAGATGGTCGTTTGATAGCGAGCACTTGGGTTCTGGTAGAAGGAAACTTAGTGGTGGTGGTAGCAGCAGATTCTCCTTCTCTCCTTCCGTTGTCGTCGATCAGCAGAACTGTGGAGCTTGCTCGAAGCTACTAACCGAGAGGTCTTCTGTGGCGAACTTCGAGCTCCCGATCGCTGCTGTTCTTGCTTGTGGTCATGTGTACCACGCTGAGTGCTTAGAGACCATGACTACCGAGATTGAGAAGTACGATCCCGCTTGTCCCATATGCACGATTGGGGAGAAACGGGTGGCAAAGATAACAAGGAAGGCTCTAAAGGCGGAGGCGGAAGCGAAGGCAAAGCATTACAAAAGGTGTAAAAACCGTGTGCTGGATAGCTACGGCGAGAGTGAGTGCGATGAGTTTATGTTCCAGAAGACAGGGAAAAGAGAAGGAAAAGCTCTGAAGATGGAGCCTAGCTCCAGTAGCAAAGGCCCCTCTAAGTCGTTCTTGAAATGGCATTTCGCTTCTCTCAGCTCCAAGTGGAGTAACAACCGCTCTTCCAAAGACTCTTCTTTGAAGAAAGGGTTTTGGTCTAGACATCGTAACAACCGTTCTTCATCAAGCATAGAG GGACTTAACCAGACATCTCAGCTTTAA